A window of Fragaria vesca subsp. vesca linkage group LG7, FraVesHawaii_1.0, whole genome shotgun sequence contains these coding sequences:
- the LOC101313923 gene encoding uncharacterized protein LOC101313923, with amino-acid sequence MSSAGVAALAPVHSEPLLTGGSCPAMSCMSSSESILIYLSVSGSTTPMSVLESDSIESVKLRIQTYKGFVVKKQKLVCGGRELARSNSILREYGVSDGNVMHLVLRLSDLQEINVRTNCGKEFTFHVERGKDVGYVKQRIAKNSKEFVDLEEQEVVLDGKPLEDQKLIDDICKQNDGVLHLLVQKSAKLRAKPVEKNFELSIVASHLDDGKKQIDGENVKLQYDAGEQEFKRGYNEMIVPRKPLDRDFGLEPVIVNPKIELPSVVRDMVDETIEGLESGNHPIRSMEGTGGAYFMLDSSGEKYVSVFKPIDEEPMAVNNPRGLPLSLDGEGLKKGTRVEEGAFREVAAYLLDHPKGGRRMLYGDGKGFAGVPPTFIVKSFHRGFNNPGDVMVKIGSLQKFMENNGSCEDMGPGAFPTEEVHKISVLDLRLANADRHAGNILLSKEDGQTVLIPIDHGYCLPENFEDVTFDWLYWPQARKPYAEEVVDYVKSLDAEEDIALLKFHGWEMPPKCARTLRISTMLLKKGVERGLTPFDIGSIMCRKTLNKESVIEEIVEEANDSVIPDSSEDAFLETVSEIMDRRLEEIAGSLS; translated from the exons ATGTCGTCCGCTGGTGTTGCCGCTCTTGCTCCGGTTCACAGTGAGCCGTTGCTCACTGGTGGGAGCTGTCCTGCGATGTCGTGTATGTCGTCGAGTGAGTCGATTTTGATATACTTGTCTGTTTCCGGGTCGACTACTCCTATGAGTGTGCTGGAATCGGATTCGATTGAGTCGGTGAAGCTGAGGATTCAGACGTATAAGGGGTTTGTTGTGAAGAAGCAGAAGCTGGTGTGTGGGGGTAGGGAGCTGGCTCGGAGCAATTCGATATTGAGGGAGTATGGAGTGTCGGATGGGAATGTGATGCATTTGGTTCTTAGGCTGTCTGATCTTCAGGAGATTAATGTTCGAACGAATTGTGGGAAAGAGTTTACGTTTCATGTGGAGCGTGGGAAAGATGTTGGGTATGTGAAGCAGAGGATTGCGAAGAATAGTAAAGAGTTTGTTGATCTAGAGGAGCAGGAAGTTGTGTTGGATGGGAAGCCACTTGAGGATCAGAAGCTTATTGACGACATATGTAAACAGAATGATGGCGTCTTACATTTGCTGGTCCAGAAGTCTGCAAAGCTTCGTGCTAAACCTGTTGAGAAGAACTTTGAATTGTCTATTGTGGCGTCACATTTGGATGATGGGAAAAAACAAATTGATGGAGAGAATGTGAAGCTGCAATATGATGCTGGTGAGCAAGAGTTTAAGAGAGGTTACAATGAGATGATTGTGCCAAGAAAGCCTCTTGATAGAGATTTTGGGTTGGAACCTGTCATTGTTAACCCCAAGATTGAATTGCCGTCTGTGGTCAGGGATATGGTTGATGAAACAATTGAAGGACTAGAGAGTGGGAATCACCCGATCAGGTCAATGGAGGGTACAGGAGGAGCATATTTTATGTTGGACTCATCAGGGGAGAAGTATGTGTCTGTGTTTAAACCAATTGATGAGGAGCCTATGGCTGTGAACAATCCAAGAGGGCTTCCATTGTCATTAGATGGGGAAGGATTGAAAAAGGGGACCAGAGTTGAAGAAGGGGCTTTCAGAGAGGTTGCAGCTTACCTTTTGGATCATCCAAAGGGTGGGCGCCGTATGTTGTATGGTGATGGAAAGGGCTTTGCTGGGGTTCCACCAACATTCATAGTGAAGAGTTTTCATAGAGGATTCAACAACCCTGGAGATGTAATGGTCAAAATCGGTTCCTTACAGAAATTCATGGAGAATAATGGAAGTTGTGAGGACATGGGCCCTGGTGCATTCCCAACTGAGGAAGTGCATAAGATTTCCGTGTTGGATCTAAGGTTGGCCAACGCAGATAGACATGCTGGGAATATCTTACTGAGCAAAGAGGATGGCCAGACTGTGCTGATTCCCATTGACCACGGTTACTGCCTGCCTGAAAAC TTTGAAGATGTTACATTTGACTGGCTCTATTGGCCACAAGCACGCAAACCATATGCTGAGGAGGTGGTTGATTACGTAAAATCACTGGATGCTGAGGAGGATATTGCCCTTTTGAAGTTCCATGGATGGGAGATGCCACCAAAATGTGCTCGCACACTTCGGATTTCAACCATGCTGCTGAAGAAAGGGGTAGAGAGAGGGCTCACTCCTTTTGACATAGGAAGCATAATGTGCAGAAAGACCTTGAATAAGGAATCTGTGATAGAGGAAATAGTAGAGGAAGCAAACGATTCTGTGATCCCTGACTCAAGTGAAGATGCTTTTCTTGAGACTGTATCCGAAATTATGGATCGCCGTCTTGAAGAGATTGCTGGTTCACTTTCCTGA